Proteins encoded in a region of the Bubalus bubalis isolate 160015118507 breed Murrah chromosome 9, NDDB_SH_1, whole genome shotgun sequence genome:
- the LOC102398120 gene encoding T-cell immunoglobulin and mucin domain-containing protein 4: MSKGPLILWLVIELGRLCLTPVASQTVVTAFLGQPVTLPCTYSSWSPHSNSMCWGRGQCPKSKCNDELLYTDGTKVVSSKSPKYQLRGIIQRGDVSLTIMDTNERDQNVYCCRIEVPGWFNDVKKNIRLDLRRAPTTTRSTTTRRPTTTTTTTAAMTTATAVLPATVVTTSDLTSTPPLQMRTTAALTTTASTCPLTTLSSLPEEDTKLLTLEPSTEGPILTAELEPALLPRTSQRSVEETSRRSTALLTSKTPETSFLVQNELEPEQIRMTSIYDLLMIIAPSLGFVLLALLLAFFLRGKFVKANCFQKHTRLDNVGEGKDVLSGTEDEDGLFTL, from the exons CTCCGGTGGCATCACAGACTGTCGTGACAGCATTTTTGGGTCAGCCAGTGACTTTGCCGTGTACATACTCATCCTGGTCTCCGCATAGTAATAGCATGTGCTGGGGCAGAGGCCAGTGTCCCAAGTCCAAATGCAATGATGAGCTTCTCTACACCGATGGGACAAAGGTGGTCTCAAGCAAGTCGCCAAAATACCAACTTCGGGGGATTATCCAGAGAGGGGATGTCTCCTTGACCATCATGGACACCAACGAACGTGACCAGAATGTGTACTGCTGCCGCATAGAGGTGCCTGGCTGGTTCAATGATGTGAAGAAGAACATCCGCCTGGATCTGAGGAGAG CCCCCACAACTACGCGCTCGACAACCACCCGCCGCccaaccacaaccaccaccaccaccgccgccATGACAACAGCCACAGCCGTGCTTCCAGCAACAGTCGTGACCACCTCTGACCTCACGTCCACACCACCACTTCAGATGAGAACTACAGCTGCGCTCACAACCACGGCCTCCACGTGCCCTCTGACAACACTGAGCTCCCTTCCTGAGGAAGACACGAAACTGCTGACCCTTGAGCCTTCCACCGAGGGGCCCATCCTCACGGCAG aaTTAGAGCCTGCCCTGCTCCCCAGGACCTCTCAGAGAAGCGTTGAGGAGACTTCTCGCCGCAGCACTGCCTTACTCACATCCAAGA cACCTGAGACATCATTTCTTGTGCAAAATGAACTCGAACCAGAACAG ATAAGAATGACCAGCATCTACGATCTGCTCATGATCATtgctccttccctgggattcgtGCTGTTGGCATTGCTTCTGGCGTTTTTTCTTCGAG GGAAATTCGTGAAAGCCAATTGTTTCCAGAAACACACCAG GCTAGACAATGTTGGAGAAGGTAAAGATGTCCTCAGTGGAACAGAAGATGAAGATGGTCTTTTCACCCTGTAA